The following is a genomic window from Polaribacter atrinae.
AACCATAAAATAATAAAAGATGCAGAAGAAGGGACGTTTAATCTTTGGGTTGGCCCTAATGTTGCACAAGGTTTAAAAGCTTCTTTTACTCTTAAAAAATAAACATTAGCAAGTTGAATTAAATTAAATACATTGGGGTAAAAAGAAGGTGCTTATTATATAGAGTTCCCTAAGTTTTGCTTATGGGATTTTTAATGCAGATGAACGTGTATTATATTAAAAATATATTAGAAGAAATTTTTAGTTGTAATGTACAGTTGACTTCAGTATAAGCTTCTTTATATCAATATTTATTCTAAAACTTCGTTTTTAGTTTTGTTTGTCTTGTGATCTGAAGTGTCAGAAAGTGTTTTGATGAAAGCAATAATAACATTAATTTCTTGTTTAGATAAATTTAAATGAGCGTTCGAAAGTGTTTGGTTTTCTACTTTTAACCCCATTCCTTCTCCGCCTCCTAAATTATAAAATGCTAAAACATCTTCTAAAGTATAAAATAATCCATTGTGCATATAAGGAGCCGTTAAATCTGTATTTCTAATAGAAACTGTTTTAAAAGAATTTTTAAAATAAGGTTGTTTATCACCTTTAAGACCATTATCATAGCGACCTAAATCATTATCTAATTTAGGCGAAATTGAATCAAAACCCTGTGTAATTCCTAATACTTCCGATTCTGTTTCTAAATAAAATGGTGGTGTAGTACCGTTAAAAACCGGAGCAAAATGGCAAGTTGCACAAGTTCCTTTTCCCATAAATAAATTAAAACCTCGCTTGGCATTTTCTGGATATTCTTTAATTTCGTTTCTTACGTATTTATCAAAAAGACTATTAAAAGACTTTAATGAATTTACATAGGCTGCAATTGCATTACTTATAGATTTTTGATTGATGGTCTGTTTATGAATACCTCCATAAGCATCTTTAAATAATTTTCTATAGTTATTGTTTTTAGTTAATTTATTAATTATTACTTTAAAAGTAGTATTAAATTCTAAGGGGTTATCAATAACATGAGCCACTTGCGATTCTAAATTAGAAGCACGCATGTCTAAAAAGTAACGCGTGGAATAACCTGCGTTTAAAAGGGTTGGAGCATTTCTAGTACCAAAGGTTCCTTTTTTATTAGAAACACTTTTTGGCAAACCATCTGTAAAACCTTTACTAGGGGAATGACAAGTTAAGCAAGACATTTTACCACTATTAGAAAGCAAGGGATCATTAAATAATAACTTACCTAATTTAATTGTTTTTTTATTATCTAAAGGTAAGTAAACTAATTCTGAATAAAAATTGGCATTAATAAAGTTGACATCAAATATATTTTTTGCTTTATAATTTTGAGCGTGTTTTTTATAAGGTTCTAACAGGGTATTATTTAAGTTTTGAAATTCTAATAATTCTGCATACAACGGATTTACTATTTCCTTTAAAAAGAGCATTCTATCAAAATTATTAAAATTATTTTCTGATAGTAATAAGTTTTTACCTTTTTTAAATACCTTTATTATGTTTTTAAATTTAGTGTTTGCATTAGAATTAATTTCTTCTTTAAAATAAGAAAAAGTAGTTTCCATACTTTGTAAACTCACCAAACTTTCTTCTAGACCATTTACAGAACCAGGTGTATCGTAACCTGTTATTCCTAGGGTGAAAATCCGTACTATGCCAGAGCGAATAGATTCTATAATTTGACTAGGTTTTAAGGCAATAGGTAAATGGCTTTTTAAAAGAAAATCTACTCGTTCTTTTAATTTATTAGCCAAGTTTTTAATCTGTTGTTTGTTTTCTAAAGAATTTTCTTCAAAAACGACTTCATCTAAAGCTTGTAAACCATTTGGGTGTATAACATTTGTCGCTTCAAAATATTCACTTATTTTGGGTAAAGGAGCTCCGTTTATATAACTGGTATTGTAAAATGTTTGGTAATAATCAAAAATGAATTCAATTTTTTTATAAGCTAATCTTGTTTTTTTAATTTGGTATTTTATGTCTTTATAAGAACCGATGTTATTTGAAAGGGAGTCTAATAAATTAACTTCTTTTTGAAACTTTAAAAAATTACTAGAATAAACAAAGGCTATTTTTTTTAAAACAGGATCGGTTTTATAGAGCTTACTTCTGTTTTTACCCGATAAGATAAAAAAGCAAGTAAAAAGTAAGATACATAAAACACTTTTTTTTTTCATTGTATACAAAGTTTATCAATTATTAAGGCTTTTTTATTCTTATAAAAAAGCCTTAATAGTAATTCTTTAAAATTGATTTTTTATTATTTTAAGAGAACAGATTTGTAAAAAGTTTTTTTATCTGTAGTTATTTCTAAAACATAAGTACCTAACTCCATCTTTTTAACGTCAATTTTATTGTGTTTACTTTCTTTTATAAGTTGACCAATAGTATTGTAAAACTTAACTGATTTTAATTTTTCTGTAGGGTTGATGTTGATTGTAAGTAAACCATTAATAGGGGCTATAAAAGATTTTTCACTTTTTGTTACTTCCTTTTCAATTTCAGGTTTAACAGTTATGTTAGATTTATTGATGGTAAAATAATCATCAATTTCATTATTATCACGTAAAAATTTAACGGTTAAATTTTGCCCACCTTTTCCGTCATCATCAATCTCCATAACACAAGAACCTAACTTGTTTAAAGAAATATACATGGCTTTATGGTTTAACTCACCACCAGATATTTGTCCAGAAGATCCTGTTGTAATATAAACAGCTCCTTTTGTGTCTATATTTGTTTTTTTGTAGGCTCCATTTCCATTTATTTTTCCATCTCCATTTCCATTTTCACTAACAATGTTACCACCTTTTGTTGTTTGATTAGCATTAAAAGTATTTGAAAATCCGTGATGTCCGTTTAAAAAATAAGAACGTTCGTAAGAATGACTGTGCCCGTTTAAAACAAGGTCTATACCATTGGCTTCTAACATTGGCATAAAATTTTCTCGCATTTCAATAAGTCTATCTTCTACATCAGAATCATGAGAACCTTTAGAGTATGCAGGATGATGAAATAAAGTTACAATCC
Proteins encoded in this region:
- a CDS encoding cytochrome-c peroxidase, with amino-acid sequence MKKKSVLCILLFTCFFILSGKNRSKLYKTDPVLKKIAFVYSSNFLKFQKEVNLLDSLSNNIGSYKDIKYQIKKTRLAYKKIEFIFDYYQTFYNTSYINGAPLPKISEYFEATNVIHPNGLQALDEVVFEENSLENKQQIKNLANKLKERVDFLLKSHLPIALKPSQIIESIRSGIVRIFTLGITGYDTPGSVNGLEESLVSLQSMETTFSYFKEEINSNANTKFKNIIKVFKKGKNLLLSENNFNNFDRMLFLKEIVNPLYAELLEFQNLNNTLLEPYKKHAQNYKAKNIFDVNFINANFYSELVYLPLDNKKTIKLGKLLFNDPLLSNSGKMSCLTCHSPSKGFTDGLPKSVSNKKGTFGTRNAPTLLNAGYSTRYFLDMRASNLESQVAHVIDNPLEFNTTFKVIINKLTKNNNYRKLFKDAYGGIHKQTINQKSISNAIAAYVNSLKSFNSLFDKYVRNEIKEYPENAKRGFNLFMGKGTCATCHFAPVFNGTTPPFYLETESEVLGITQGFDSISPKLDNDLGRYDNGLKGDKQPYFKNSFKTVSIRNTDLTAPYMHNGLFYTLEDVLAFYNLGGGEGMGLKVENQTLSNAHLNLSKQEINVIIAFIKTLSDTSDHKTNKTKNEVLE